The genomic stretch CACCACCAGCGCCAGCACCGCCGTGGCGGCCACCGGCCACAAGGCACGCGCCGGCTGCGCGGGACGGCCGGGAGCCGCGTGGAAGGCCAGCCCCGCGCCGAGCAGATTGGCCGCCACGCCCGCGATGAAGTTGCCCTCCATGCCCCACCACGGCATCAGCACCAGCACGCCCAGCGCCGAACCCGTAATCGTGCCCACCGTGTTCCACAAGTAGACGCCGCCCAGTTGGCGCCCCACCTCGGACACCTTGGCCGTGGCCACGCGCGCCGCCGCCGGGAAGGCCGCGCCCATGAAGAAGGTGGGCACCAGCAGCACGAGGCAGCAGAAGCCGAAGGTCAGCACCTGGAACAGCGGCCAGGTGTCCAACGAGCGCGTCATCATCCACTGCGCCTTGCGGAACAGGTGCGGCAGCCGGACGTAGAGCGGCAGCGCCACGCAGATGCTGGCCACCAGCGCGACCTGGAGCCGGCCGAACAGGCGCAGCGAGTCCACCTGTCCCTTGCGCGTCATCAGCCAGAAGCTGCCCAGGCCAATGCCCATGATGAACGCGGTGAGGATGAGCGTGAAGGCGTAGGTGGACGCGCCCAGGACGATGGACAGCAGGCGGATCCACGTCACCTGGTACAGCATGGACGTGAAGCCCGACAGCAGCACGCCGATGAGCGCCGCCCGCACCGCGATGCGCGGATAGGACACCTCCGCATCGCCCTCTTCCGTGGGCGGTGTCTGGCCCGGCACCAGCGCGGGCGGGAAGCGCCGGGCCAGCCCCAGCGAGGCCAGCGCCACCAGGATGTTGAGCCCCGCGGCCAGCCCCGCCGAGGAGGACAGGCCAATGGCGGGCACCAGCTTCGTCCCGGCGATGAACACACCCACCGCCGCGCCCAGGCTGTTGACGGCGTAGAGCCGCGCCAGCTCGTAGCGCACCCCCGACAGGCTGGAGGCGAAGTGCCGCACCAGCGCCGGCAGCGTGCCGCCCATCAGCAGCGTGGGAATCAGCAGCGACGCGGAGGAGACCAGCAGCCGGGGCCCCAGTCGCCAGCCATCCGGCACGGACGGGGCCACGTTCAGCCACAGCGCCCCCAGCACATCGAGCACATAGGGGAAGGCCAGCGCGTACAGGCCCACGCCCAGCTCCAGCAGACCGTAAAGGGCCAGGGGGTTCTTTGCCCGGTCGGCTGTCCGCCCGAAGACAAATGCCCCCAGCGCTTGCCCTCCCATGAACGTGGCGAGCACCACGGCATGCGCCTGGCCGCTGTTCCCCAGGACATTCCCGAGATACTTGGACCAGACGAGTTCGTAGACAAGCGCAGTGCCCCCGGACAGGAAGAGGAGGCAGGCCACAAGGTTCTTAGGAAAACGCGCCGTAGATGACATGGGGACAGCGCGGAACCTTAGTCGGTATGTTTCAGGCCCATCAAATGAACACCCATCTCCTGCAAGCCGCGATGCTCGCCTGGACTCCAAGCCTGCGGGTGACACGCGCCGAAGGCGACCTCTCCAGCATCCTGCGCCGCCCCGCCGGGGCCCTGTTGGAGCAGCCGCTCCACGAGGTCCTCGGCGTGTCGCCCAAGCGCGCCCGTGAGCTGGACGCCCGCGCCCGCGAGGACCGCCGCGCCGTGGAGTTCGTCTCCGCCAACCTCGGCGGCGAGGACGCGTGCCCCCTCCGCCTGTCCCTGGGACTGGACGGCGGCGAGGCCTGTGCCACCGTGTTGGATCTCAATGCCGTGCTGGACGGCGCCCCCCCGGTGCAGATTTCACGGCTGTCCTCCTCGCTCAGCCACGAGATTCGCAACCCCCTCTCCTCGGTGAAGATGGCGGTCCAGACGCTGGCCCGGAACACCGGCCTCAATGACCGGGACAAGCGGCGGCTCACCATCGCCAACCGCGAGATTCGCACCATGGAGCGAATGCTCTGGCTCCTCTCCGAATACGGCCGCGACACCACCCCGAAGATGGACGCCCATCCGCTGCGCGGCGTGGTGCAGGAGGCCACGGAGATGGTGGCCCCCGAGCTGGCCGAGCGGCGCGTGGAGGTCCGCGTGGACGAGGAGCCCGACCTGCCCCGCGTCCGGGTGGACCCGACGCGGCTGCGGCCCGTGCTGGCCCAGGTGCTGCTCAACGTCGCCATGGGCCAGACGGAGGGCAGCCCGGTGGAGGTGGCCCTGCGCCGGGGTGGCCCCCACCAGGTGATGATGGTGCTCCATGACCCCGCCGCCGCCCTGCCACCCGAGGAGAACGGTTCGCTCTTCGAGCCCTTCGGCTCCCGGCTGGCCCGGGGCGCCGGTCTGTCCCTGGCCGCCCTGCGCCGGGTGATGATGGGCGTGGGGGGAGACGTGGCCGCCCGGGGCAGCGCCGAGCCGGGCGTGGTGCTGACGCTGACGTTCGCCACCTGAGAGCGCCATGGAGACCCTTCTCATCGTCGACGACGACGTCTCGCTCCTCGAAACGCTGAAGATGCACTTCGAGGAGATCGAGCAGGACGGCCAGCCCCGCTACCAGGTGGCCACCGCCACTAGCGCCGCGGCAGGACTGCGCGCCGCCCAGGAGGCCATGCCCAGCGTGGTCATCCTCGACATGATGCTCCCGGACCGCACGGGCCTGGAAATCATCGAGGAGATGAAGGGCCTGTGCGGGGACGCGCGCATCATCCTGGTCACCGCGTACCACGACATGGAGACCACCATCCGGGCCATGAAGGCCGGGGCCTTCGACTACATCCACAAGCCCTTCCCGGACCCGGCCGCCCTGGAC from Myxococcus xanthus encodes the following:
- a CDS encoding HAMP domain-containing sensor histidine kinase; translated protein: MNTHLLQAAMLAWTPSLRVTRAEGDLSSILRRPAGALLEQPLHEVLGVSPKRARELDARAREDRRAVEFVSANLGGEDACPLRLSLGLDGGEACATVLDLNAVLDGAPPVQISRLSSSLSHEIRNPLSSVKMAVQTLARNTGLNDRDKRRLTIANREIRTMERMLWLLSEYGRDTTPKMDAHPLRGVVQEATEMVAPELAERRVEVRVDEEPDLPRVRVDPTRLRPVLAQVLLNVAMGQTEGSPVEVALRRGGPHQVMMVLHDPAAALPPEENGSLFEPFGSRLARGAGLSLAALRRVMMGVGGDVAARGSAEPGVVLTLTFAT